A segment of the Microbacterium luteolum genome:
GTGCTCGGCGTCGCGAAGCTGATGCGATTCATCCCCCGGAGCGTCATGGTCGGGTTCGTGAACGCGCTGGCGATCTTCGTCTTCAGCTCGCAGTTCCCGCAGCTGATCGATGTGCCGTGGCTGGTGTATCCGCTGGTGGCGCTCGGGATCATCGTGATGATCGTGATGCCGAAGATCACCAAGATCGTGCCGGCTCCGCTCGTGTCGGTCGTGATCGTGACGGGCGTCGTGCTGGCGTTCGCGATCACCGTGCCGACCGTCGGCGATCAGGGCGAGCTGCCTCGGAGCCTTCCGTCGCTGTTCATCCCGAACGTGCCGCTGACATGGGAGACGTTCACGATCATCGCGCCGTTCGCACTCGGTGTCGCGGTGGTCGGACTGCTGGAGTCGCTGCTCACCGCGAAGCTCGTCGACGAGATCACCGACACGCACTCGCGCAAGGGTCGCGAAGCGTGGGCACAGGGAGTGTCGAACGTGCTGTCGGGCATCTTCGGCGGGATGGGCGGCTGCGCCGTGATCGGTCAGACGATGATCAACGTGAAGGCGTCCGGGGCGCGGACGCGCATCTCGACGTTCTGCGCCGGGGTGTTCCTGTTCCTGCTGGTGGTCGTGTTCGGGGACTTCGTCGGGACGATTCCGATGGCGGCGCTCGTGGCCGTGATGATCATGGTCGCGATCGGGGCGTTCGACTGGCACAGCGTGCGTCCTTCGACGTTGAGGCGGATGCCGAAGAGCGAGACCTTCGTGATGATCGCCACGGTGGTGCTGGTTCTGCTGACGCACAACCTGGCGGTCGGGGTGGTCGGTGGAGTGCTGGTCGCATCGGTGCTGTTCGTGCGGCGGGTGGCGCACTTCGTGACGGTTCGACGGGTGCTGGGGGAGGCCGGTGATTTGGTGACGTACGTCGTGGAGGGGGAGCTGTTCTTCGCCTCGAGCAATGATCTGACGACGTTGTTCTCGTACTCATCCGACCCTGGGTCTGTGGTGATTGATCTGTCGGGGTCGCATGTGTGGGATGCGTCGACCGTTGCCGCGCTGGATGCGATTGAGACGAAGTATGCGGCGTTGGGGAAGTCGGTGGAGATCGTCGGGATGAATGAGAGCAGTCAGCGGATGCGCGGGAGGCTGACGGGTGGGTTCGATTGAGGCCAAGCTGATGCTCGAGAACGTGGGCGGAGGCGAAAATCGAAGCGAGACGGGTCCTACAGGAACCGATTCAGGTGCGAAGGATGCTCGCTTCGATGGAGGTCTATCACCATGGAGCAGTCGGGCTGACGGCGAGTCTGTTCAGTCAATTGGGACACTCCTCAAGTTCGTGAGGCACTGCAAGGGGTGACGCTCCTGGCAGGTCATCGCGCCGCCGCAGACACTCCCGCCGTTCCGTTCCGGAGGCGCGAGAGATATCGTCTGAACTGGAGGCTGGCGCGGCACCTCGCGTATGTCCACACGGATCGCCAGCCTCGGAAGAATCCGGCACGTCAGGAGAGAGACATCGAAAACAACGCGCTCACTCATATGAGTATCTCCGACTGGCGCCAGTTTGGTGAAGTATCGATACGCTTTCATCCAAGGCTCACGACCATTACCGGCGCAAACGCTAGCGGCAAGAGCACGCTGATCGCGATCCTCGCAAGGCACTTCAGCTGGACGAGAATCTATTCCTCGTCGCCAGCTCGCGATAGCGACGCGACGCGATCATGGGCGAACCTCGGCCCACGCCGTATGAATCGATGGCTGGCGGAGGGCGGCCAGATTGCTCAAGTAGGAAGTCTGCAATATGCCGACGGCGGCTCAACTGCGATCCAAGTTCCAGTAACCGGCTCGTCCGAACGCCAGGGTTACGAGGTACAGCTCAGGACACCTCAAGACCTCGCGGGCGTGTTCATCAACTCTCATCGAACCCTGC
Coding sequences within it:
- a CDS encoding SulP family inorganic anion transporter, which codes for MSATTVDDRARYRANPTVLQALKNPRMLTREVLAGLVVGLALIPEAIAFSVIAGVDPKVGLFSSFIMAVSIAFLGGRPAMVTAATGAVALVIAPVAPTYGLDYFIATVILAGVFQVILGVLGVAKLMRFIPRSVMVGFVNALAIFVFSSQFPQLIDVPWLVYPLVALGIIVMIVMPKITKIVPAPLVSVVIVTGVVLAFAITVPTVGDQGELPRSLPSLFIPNVPLTWETFTIIAPFALGVAVVGLLESLLTAKLVDEITDTHSRKGREAWAQGVSNVLSGIFGGMGGCAVIGQTMINVKASGARTRISTFCAGVFLFLLVVVFGDFVGTIPMAALVAVMIMVAIGAFDWHSVRPSTLRRMPKSETFVMIATVVLVLLTHNLAVGVVGGVLVASVLFVRRVAHFVTVRRVLGEAGDLVTYVVEGELFFASSNDLTTLFSYSSDPGSVVIDLSGSHVWDASTVAALDAIETKYAALGKSVEIVGMNESSQRMRGRLTGGFD